The following are encoded together in the Humulus lupulus chromosome 5, drHumLupu1.1, whole genome shotgun sequence genome:
- the LOC133777612 gene encoding uncharacterized protein LOC133777612, which produces MATVPESMSEEKPTVSLTEQSPTFNPQILEQSATPWVDYAIEQGRLYQKTVEETFDSAIEASRSRLSQIISTSSAHFDQTLDSLQDVKSECGAYEDIIFGKIKEGIIVAASNPLLTGGVATGLGVLVLKKPRRFLYYKTLRLFLSEETLISRAEGKVKALRQSLDVIKTESEKLEKGAKQAEEELKRGRTKLRQAGKQIQGVISSAYKIERQAGGLKDILGELPRREASQFRSQVSSLASEAKRERNALTKEVTKISNYGISV; this is translated from the exons ATGGCTACAGTTCCAGAATCGATGTCGGAGGAGAAGCCAACGGTTTCACTCACTGAGCAATCCCCGACCTTCAATCCCCAAATTCTAGAGCAGTCCGCTACGCCATGGGTGGACTATGCAATCGAGCAAGGTCGGCTTTACCAGAAGACCGTAGAGGAGACCTTCGATTCCGCCATTGAAGCATCGAGGTCCCGCCTTTCCCAGATTATATCCACTTCCTCTGCTCATTTTGATCAAACGCTG GACTCTTTACAAGATGTCAAATCCGAGTGTGGTGCTTATGAGGATATAATATTCGGGAAGATTAAAG AGGGTATTATTGTTGCAGCTTCAAATCCACTGCTTACAGGCGGAGTTGCTACTGGTTTGGGTGTTCTTGTACTGAAAA AACCACGGCGCTTTTTGTACTACAAGACCCTGCGCTTGTTTCTTAGCGAAGAG ACATTAATTTCCAGGGCTGAAGGAAAAGTAAAGGCATTGCGACAATCACTGGATGTTATAAAGACTGAAAGTGAGAAATTGGAG AAGGGGGCAAAACAAGCAGAAGAGGAACTGAAGCGAGGAAGGACAAAGCTTAG ACAAGCGGGGAAGCAAATCCAAGGCGTGATTAGTTCAGCTTATAAGATTGAAAGACAGGCTGGTG GCTTGAAAGATATCCTAGGCGAACTTCCTAGAAGAGAAGCATCTCAATTCCGGTCTCAA GTTTCGAGTCTCGCTTCTGAGGCTAAACGAGAAAGAAATGCATTGACGAAGGAGGTCACAAAGATTAGCAACTATGGGATCTCTGTCTGA